In the Betaproteobacteria bacterium genome, one interval contains:
- a CDS encoding TlpA family protein disulfide reductase, which translates to MRKIVVSIASIALACLILAAGIVTAADKANEKKLLPGDAPPAALGITRAGDEVETTQFAGRVMVVTFWASWCGPCRSELAMLEGLQQGAKERVKVVAVNIEERDTFRRVARALSSFSITLTNDPRKVHAGAYGVNGIPHMVIIGKDGKVVSVHRGYSEDALDGLLAEINAALVKG; encoded by the coding sequence ATGCGCAAAATCGTTGTGTCCATTGCTTCCATCGCACTCGCATGTTTGATTCTGGCCGCCGGGATCGTGACCGCGGCAGACAAAGCCAATGAGAAAAAGCTCTTGCCTGGCGACGCACCACCTGCAGCACTCGGCATTACCCGTGCGGGAGACGAGGTTGAAACCACACAGTTCGCGGGGCGCGTGATGGTGGTGACATTCTGGGCGTCCTGGTGCGGCCCGTGCCGATCCGAACTCGCCATGCTGGAGGGCCTTCAGCAAGGCGCCAAGGAACGTGTGAAGGTGGTTGCCGTCAATATCGAGGAGCGCGACACATTTCGTCGTGTTGCGCGCGCATTGAGTTCATTCAGCATCACGCTCACCAACGATCCGCGAAAAGTCCATGCTGGCGCCTATGGGGTAAATGGTATTCCGCACATGGTGATCATCGGCAAGGATGGCAAGGTGGTCAGCGTGCATCGAGGCTACAGCGAAGACGCGCTGGATGGCCTGTTGGCGGAAATCAATGCGGCGCTGGTGAAGGGCTGA